The following proteins are co-located in the Candidatus Accumulibacter cognatus genome:
- the msbA gene encoding lipid A export permease/ATP-binding protein MsbA has translation MPSANTPSVSSLRIYFRLLGYLRPLLGLFLISLLGYLMFASSSPMMAAILKYFVDGLNAPSGETQLAVPLLGEIDLIYSMPLLLVIVVTWQGIGSFLGSYYLARVSLGLIDDLRRVLFDSLLRLPNAYFDQHNSGHLISRITYDVTMVTGAATEAIKVVIREGMTVIFLFGYLLWMNWKLTLVLVAILPVIALMVSRASRKFRKQSRKIQAAMGDLTHIASETIQGYRVVRSFGGEDYESARFRAASADNTAKQLRMVKTVAGYTPVLQFVTFSTMAALLILVLLLRGDSSAGDLVAYITAAGMLPKPIRQLSEVSATIQKGLAGAESIFAQLDEVPEPDHGHVERDHVSGHLQIKDLSFVYAGTTQCVLDGVSLSVTPGQMVALVGRSGSGKSTLANLIPRFYRHNSGQILIDGVDVEDYTLLNLRRHIALVTQQVVLFNDTIANNIAYGALSTAPREAIAKAAEAAFASEFIDRLPDGYDTLVGENGVMLSGGQRQRLAIARALLKDAPILILDEATSALDTESERHIQDALDRVMAGRTTLVIAHRLSTVEKADQILVMEQGRIVERGTHSELLAANGHYARLHAMQFQDDAVLANEKAPDSKAE, from the coding sequence ATGCCCTCCGCGAATACCCCGTCTGTTTCCTCATTGCGTATCTATTTCCGGCTCCTGGGCTATCTGCGCCCTTTGCTCGGCCTGTTCCTGATCAGCCTGCTGGGTTACCTGATGTTCGCATCATCGTCACCGATGATGGCTGCAATTCTGAAATATTTCGTCGATGGACTGAATGCGCCCAGCGGCGAAACACAACTGGCCGTCCCGCTGCTTGGCGAGATCGACCTGATCTACAGCATGCCCCTGCTACTGGTGATAGTCGTCACCTGGCAAGGAATTGGCTCTTTTCTCGGCTCCTACTACCTGGCAAGGGTTTCGCTGGGACTGATCGATGATCTGCGGCGCGTCCTTTTCGACAGCCTGCTGCGCCTGCCGAACGCCTATTTCGACCAGCATAACTCGGGGCATCTGATCTCTCGCATCACCTACGATGTGACCATGGTCACCGGCGCGGCGACCGAAGCCATCAAGGTGGTGATACGCGAAGGAATGACTGTCATCTTCCTGTTCGGTTATCTGCTGTGGATGAACTGGAAACTGACCCTGGTACTGGTCGCCATCCTGCCGGTCATAGCCCTGATGGTCAGCCGCGCCAGCCGCAAGTTTCGCAAGCAGAGCAGGAAAATACAGGCCGCAATGGGCGATCTGACGCATATCGCGTCGGAAACCATCCAGGGCTACCGGGTGGTGCGCAGTTTCGGCGGCGAGGATTATGAATCGGCGCGCTTCCGGGCGGCCAGCGCAGACAACACCGCCAAGCAGTTGCGCATGGTCAAGACTGTTGCCGGCTACACGCCGGTGCTGCAATTTGTCACCTTCAGCACGATGGCTGCGCTGCTGATACTGGTCCTGTTGCTGCGCGGCGATTCCTCAGCCGGCGACTTGGTCGCTTACATCACCGCGGCCGGCATGTTGCCGAAGCCGATTCGCCAGTTATCCGAAGTCAGTGCCACGATTCAGAAAGGTCTGGCGGGTGCCGAGAGCATCTTCGCCCAACTCGACGAAGTCCCTGAACCGGATCATGGCCACGTCGAAAGGGATCATGTCAGCGGTCATCTGCAGATCAAGGACCTCTCTTTCGTCTATGCCGGGACTACGCAATGCGTGCTCGACGGGGTCAGCCTCTCGGTCACGCCCGGGCAGATGGTGGCGCTGGTCGGGCGCTCGGGAAGTGGCAAGTCGACCCTGGCCAACCTGATTCCCCGCTTCTATCGCCACAACTCCGGCCAAATCCTGATCGACGGCGTCGACGTCGAGGACTACACCTTGCTCAACCTGCGTCGGCATATTGCGCTGGTGACACAGCAGGTGGTGTTGTTCAACGACACCATCGCCAACAACATCGCCTATGGCGCCCTTTCGACAGCGCCGCGGGAGGCGATCGCAAAGGCCGCCGAGGCAGCCTTTGCGAGCGAGTTCATTGACCGCCTGCCGGATGGCTACGACACGCTAGTTGGTGAAAATGGCGTGATGCTGTCAGGCGGGCAGCGCCAGCGCTTGGCGATTGCCCGGGCACTGCTAAAGGATGCACCGATCCTGATTCTCGACGAAGCAACTTCGGCACTCGATACCGAATCGGAACGTCACATCCAGGATGCCCTCGATCGGGTGATGGCCGGGCGAACGACACTGGTTATCGCACACCGCCTGTCGACCGTCGAAAAGGCTGACCAAATCCTGGTCATGGAACAAGGGCGCATCGTCGAACGTGGCACCCACTCGGAGTTGCTGGCCGCGAATGGCCACTACGCACGCCTGCACGCCATGCAGTTTCAGGACGATGCGGTATTAGCCAACGAAAAGGCTCCAGACAGCAAAGCGGAATAA